In Balaenoptera musculus isolate JJ_BM4_2016_0621 chromosome 17, mBalMus1.pri.v3, whole genome shotgun sequence, a genomic segment contains:
- the LOC118883281 gene encoding LOW QUALITY PROTEIN: Krueppel-like factor 17 (The sequence of the model RefSeq protein was modified relative to this genomic sequence to represent the inferred CDS: inserted 2 bases in 2 codons) — MEQGAEDRSQWHGALHQFTEDTEKSTSILDVSSSPGSSGVHTSWNHGPSGIQHVPQCIELETISLVSAEAPRQNASEMGPHFSMLLPDHGVNYCPQVTFTPSQMIYTEGMSPSQTGMMMFKGPQAMPLGEPSIPGMATTFGGNLRMSPNGPPVSPDSGIPMMSHVRMRTMPYSDLPTVTSNGGPLTPKTLLDPTMPSTEAXAMLRSLDQMVPPRNPHNYGMPPAGSPLLLALESXGSFVSQPVSQEDPFLPKQPLPAPRRAEQYSGAQERAPRRRSPVSRPYRCDYENCEKAYTKRSHLVSHQRKHTGERPYKCMWEACSWSFFRSDELRRHTRIHTKYRPHKCDQCGRQFMRSDYLRQHQRTHMRVPTSPDPLADSGHMAGPPPAPGL, encoded by the exons ATGGAGCAGGGAGCCGAGGACCGAAGCCAGTGGCATGGGGCTCTGCACCAGTTCACAGAGGATACTGAGAAGTCAACGTCCATCTTGGATGTGTCTTCATCTCCCGGAAGCAGTGGAGTGCACACCTCTTGGAACCATGGCCCATCAGGCATTCAACACGTCCCTCAGTGCATAGAGCTGGAGACGATCTCCTTGGTCTCTGCTGAGGCACCCAGGCAGAACGCCAGTGAAATGGGGCCACACTTCAGTATGTTGCTGCCTGACCACGGTGTGAACTACTGCCCCCAAGTGACTTTCACTCCTTCCCAGATGATTTACACTGAGGGAATGTCTCCTTCCCAGACAGGAATGATGATGTTCAAGGGGCCCCAGGCGATGCCCTTAGGAGAGCCCAGTATTCCAGGGATGGCCACGACCTTTGGAGGGAATCTAAGGATGTCCCCCAATGGGCCGCCAGTCTCACCTGACAGTGGAATCCCAATGATGTCCCATGTCAGAATGCGAACAATGCCTTATTCTGACCTCCCAACAGTAACTTCTAATGGAGGCCCTTTAACACCTAAAACATTATTGGATCCAACCATGCCTTCCACTGAGG TGGCAATGCTCCGCTCTTTGGATCAGATGGTGCCTCCTAGAAACCCCCACAACTATGGGATGCCCCCAGCTGGGTCACCATTATTGCTGGCTTTGGAAT CAGGCTCTTTTGTGAGCCAGCCAGTCTCCCAGGAAGACCCCTTCCTACCTAAGCAGCCCTTACCTGCTCCACGGAGAGCGGAGCAGTACTCCGGGGCCCAGGAAAGGGCTCCTAGGAGGAGATCCCCAGTTTCAAGGCCTTACCGCTGCGACTATGAGAACTGTGAAAAAGCTTATACTAAGCGCTCCCACCTCGTGAGTCACCAACGCAAACACACAGGTGAAAGGCCCTATAAATGCATGTGGGAAGCCTGTAGTTGGTCCTTCTTCCGTTCTGATGAACTTAGAAGACATACTCGGATACACACCAAATACCGACCACATAAATGTGACCAGTGCGGCCGACAGTTCATGAGATCTGACTATCTCAGGCAACACCAAAGGACTCATATGCGGGTGCCAACATCCCCAGACCCGCTGGCTGACAGTGGACATATGGCTggtcctcctcctgctcctggtCTTTAG